A part of Desulfovibrio sp. JC010 genomic DNA contains:
- a CDS encoding queuosine precursor transporter has protein sequence MLSSTFERKAFTLLTSLFIGSLVMAAVVSTKIINIFGFYAPAGVLAYSITFIVSDIISEIWGKERANEVIHCGFIALLTAIALSWAALYWTPAPFWHGQEGFASVLASTPRIVLASLLAYLVSQTNDVRIFHLLRRMTGGKHLWLRNNLSTIVSQLIDSTIFVTVAFYGVMPVTDIIIGQWVAKVAIAFLDTPLVYAGVSLLRQRTPLGTASQA, from the coding sequence ATGCTCTCTTCAACCTTTGAACGCAAAGCGTTCACCCTTCTGACGAGCCTTTTTATCGGCTCGCTGGTCATGGCCGCAGTTGTATCAACCAAGATAATCAACATCTTCGGCTTCTACGCCCCCGCAGGGGTTCTTGCCTACTCCATCACCTTTATTGTCTCCGACATCATCAGCGAGATATGGGGAAAAGAACGGGCCAACGAGGTCATCCACTGCGGATTTATCGCCCTCCTAACCGCCATCGCCCTTTCATGGGCTGCCCTTTACTGGACCCCGGCACCGTTCTGGCACGGACAGGAAGGCTTTGCCAGCGTACTTGCAAGCACTCCGCGGATCGTACTGGCCTCGCTGCTGGCCTATCTGGTCAGCCAGACAAATGATGTGCGCATTTTCCACCTGCTGCGCAGGATGACCGGAGGCAAACACCTCTGGCTGCGCAACAACCTTTCCACCATTGTATCACAGCTCATTGATTCCACAATCTTTGTCACTGTAGCCTTTTACGGAGTAATGCCGGTAACCGACATAATCATCGGCCAGTGGGTGGCCAAAGTGGCTATCGCCTTTCTGGACACGCCTCTGGTTTACGCCGGGGTATCCCTGCTCCGCCAGCGCACCCCGCTGGGTACGGCCTCCCAAGCTTAA